From Penaeus vannamei isolate JL-2024 chromosome 37, ASM4276789v1, whole genome shotgun sequence, one genomic window encodes:
- the LOC138859699 gene encoding uncharacterized protein, producing the protein MASRGAWKLVHLVLLFAGCGFGYDVVYRRIFAGLGLTVTGEAELYQNFSSVRCASLCSIRLSCFSWAWEPSSWECKVYTSLSSTSARTTAPASTLTYGIIDGYFFENFPSPVAMSWAEAKSACESRGAFLAMPASQEQTKLLMQWVGYNYAWVGIWRYSAAATWFDVFDNAVAGLYWAPAEPEDPYEWGSYRVPSGGLVTTPTTQRTYIPLCKALP; encoded by the exons ATGGCATCGAGAGGTGCCTGGAAGCTTGTCCACCTCGTGCTGCTCTTCGCCGGGTGCGGGTTTGGCTACGATGTCGTGTATCGGAGGATTTTCGCGGGCTTGGGCCTCACGGTGACGGGGGAGGCCGAGCTCTACCAGAATTTCAGCAGCGTACG GTGCGCCTCCCTGTGTTCCATCCGCCTCAGCTGCTTCTCCTGGGCGTGGGAGCCGTCCTCATGGGAGTGCAAAGTctacacctccctctcttccacgtcCGCCCGCACGACCGCGCCCGCCTCCACCCTCACCTACGGGATCATCGACGGCTACTTCTTCGAGAACTTCCCCAGTCCGGTGGCTATGTCGTGGGCGGAGGCCAAGAGCGCCTGCGAGAGCCGGGGCGCCTTCCTGGCCATGCCGGCGTCCCAGGAGCAGACCAAGCTCCTGATGCAGTGGGTCGGCTACAACTACGCGTGGGTCGGCATTTGGCGCTACTCGGCGGCCGCGACCTGGTTCGACGTCTTCGACAACGCCGTCGCCGGTTTGTACTGGGCGCCGGCGGAGCCCGAGGACCCCTACGAGTGGGGCTCCTACAGGGTGCCCAGCGGGGGCCtcgtcaccacccccaccacccagaGGACCTACATTCCTCTGTGCAAGGCGCTCCCTTAG